A window from Flavobacterium sp. 83 encodes these proteins:
- a CDS encoding HipA N-terminal domain-containing protein, with the protein MKKAIIFVHNKRAGILSENTTGGYEFIYDDKYEGEPVSLTMPLNTKIYSFAKFPSFFEGLLPEGIMLEGLLKIGKIDKNDYFTQLIATGNDLVGAVTVKEWKDE; encoded by the coding sequence ATGAAAAAAGCAATCATATTTGTTCACAACAAAAGAGCAGGAATATTGAGTGAAAATACTACTGGAGGGTATGAATTTATTTATGATGACAAGTATGAGGGTGAACCTGTATCATTGACAATGCCATTGAATACTAAAATATATTCATTTGCCAAATTTCCTTCTTTTTTTGAAGGATTATTGCCAGAAGGGATTATGCTGGAAGGGCTTTTAAAAATCGGTAAAATTGACAAAAATGATTATTTCACACAACTAATTGCAACAGGAAATGATTTGGTAGGAGCAGTAACGGTAAAAGAATGGAAAGATGAATAG
- a CDS encoding HipA domain-containing protein, which translates to MIAPKLTTLHDLPFTAAEQRQEAANRAKKLSIQGVQPKLSAVISVANQQFEIVDQFGNYIIKPQNDIFPELPENEDVTMKMAKVYGLDVPLHGLVYSKDGSLSYFIKRFDRYSKGKKYATEDFAQLTGSSRDTKYDYTMEKLVKVIDEYCTFPAIEKADFFKRVLFCFITGNEDMHLKNFSVITKAGKTTLTPVYDFLNSSISIKNPQEELALSLKGKKSNFKSTELIEYYAKERLGLNDKTIDTILSDMNKSLSKWIELVEVSFLSDNMKEKYLSVLDNRMKRF; encoded by the coding sequence ATGATTGCTCCTAAACTTACTACATTACATGATTTACCATTTACAGCTGCTGAACAAAGGCAAGAAGCGGCAAATCGTGCCAAAAAGTTATCCATTCAAGGAGTTCAACCTAAATTAAGTGCTGTTATTTCAGTGGCAAATCAACAATTTGAAATTGTGGATCAGTTTGGTAATTATATTATAAAACCTCAAAATGACATCTTTCCTGAATTGCCAGAAAATGAAGATGTAACTATGAAGATGGCAAAAGTGTACGGGCTTGATGTGCCTCTTCATGGATTGGTTTATTCAAAAGATGGTAGTCTTTCTTATTTTATCAAACGATTTGACAGATACAGCAAAGGAAAAAAATACGCTACGGAAGATTTTGCACAACTGACAGGAAGCTCAAGAGATACCAAGTATGATTATACTATGGAAAAGTTAGTCAAAGTGATTGATGAATACTGCACTTTTCCTGCTATAGAGAAAGCAGATTTTTTTAAACGGGTTTTATTCTGTTTTATAACAGGTAATGAAGATATGCATTTAAAGAACTTTTCGGTAATTACAAAAGCGGGAAAAACAACTTTGACCCCAGTTTATGACTTTTTAAATTCTTCCATTTCTATTAAAAATCCGCAGGAAGAATTAGCGCTATCTCTCAAAGGTAAAAAGAGCAATTTTAAATCAACTGAATTAATAGAGTATTACGCAAAAGAACGCTTAGGACTAAATGATAAAACTATTGACACTATTTTATCTGATATGAATAAAAGCTTGTCTAAATGGATTGAACTTGTAGAAGTGTCTTTTTTGTCTGATAATATGAAAGAGAAGTATCTGAGTGTATTGGATAATAGGATGAAGAGATTTTAA
- a CDS encoding helix-turn-helix domain-containing protein yields MNDFNLGLFIKEHRKQAGLTQLELANLAGVGKTTIFDIEKNKETVSWNNLLAVLKVLNIEAQFKSPINK; encoded by the coding sequence ATGAATGATTTTAATTTAGGTCTCTTCATAAAAGAGCATCGTAAGCAAGCAGGATTGACACAATTAGAACTGGCTAATCTGGCAGGAGTAGGGAAGACTACCATTTTTGATATTGAGAAAAATAAAGAAACAGTTAGTTGGAATAATCTTTTAGCTGTTCTAAAAGTACTAAATATTGAAGCTCAGTTTAAAAGCCCAATCAATAAATAA